tatgaaaaaattaacACGTAGGAGTTAAAGAATAAAGCTAATCAAAACATTGGTAACATGCTGAGAagcttgtttaaaaaaaaaaaaaatctagaattGAACCTAATTTATCTGAATCCGTTTCGTATCAAGCTTGAATATTGCACTGTTGCAAGTAGGAGTGATAGTAAGGGACATGTCTGTTCCAGTAAcgtttgtatttctctattcCAATATCCAACCACGGCTTCATGATCCCATCGTAGTGTATTACCGCCGCTTGTTCGATGTCGACCGTTTTGATGTCTGATTCTCGACCTAACCCCATCACATGCCATCTCTTGTCCAACGGTAATGTTTGCCTATAGAAAGTCAACCACCCTATTGGTAAGCTTCCAGCTTTCCACAACGGTCTCTTTGTTCCCTGcccaaaaaatgaaaatcccAACTATCTCTGTTAAGTTTAGGTTCATTACACACATATAACAACTATACTAGCTTCACTTATGTCGTCTGCTAGTTTGATGAGACGCATTCTAAGCAAGCTATAGGACTACAGTATTAGTTATTTGAGAGATTAAGGGTGTTCTGCGTACCAGGTTGAAGTATTTTACGTATGTAGAAGTCAACTTCCGTCTTCTCCATTCTTCGAGATCAACTAGATTCATCCCAAACGCCCACGTGCACGCTTTAGGACTGAATTTTCCAGCGACCCATGCGTCTGAGAAATTAATAAATGTGCTCAGTGAATGGAGTGAAGCTTCTTCACCTTCTTGACAAGTCTCTACAGCACCAATCACCTTCCCTTTCATATCAATGCCCCACAGTCTACTCAAATCTCGCTGAACTACTACATCATGGTCAAAGAGTACCACCTTCTTCAAACCCGGGAATATATCCGGGAGATAGAAGCGTGCGTGGTTGAGAGTAGAAATGAATCTTGGGTCATTGGAGTTTTGCTTCATCAGCAACTGGTCAAAATCTGAAGGCAGGACATCCATATCATCAATGTTTTGGATTTGGATGGTAGCTTTACTTGGAATGTTTAGCAAAAACCACATGGAGATTGATGGGTAGTTAAGTGAATCAGTCACCACGTGGAATACAATTTTTTCCGGATCCTGCAAACAGCAATCATAACCTCAGGTCCTCAGCACacaattatcaaaataaaacagaaatgtGAAAATTTACCTTTGAAGAAGATATTGTAGAGTTAACAACGACTGCAGAAGCCAAAACATTGTCAGAGAAGACAACATAATGATTGAGACTAGGATCATTGTAATTTTCCTGGTTAGGCATCTGTCTTTTTTCAGGATCCAGGGCAAAGTAATCTGATGTCAAACGCATGGAGAGACAGTGTTGCCCTTTTGGGGTGGTTCTTGCAGCAAGGTGCATTAGATATGTTGCTTGGTTTTTCTGCGCCTGAGCTAGCTCTTCTGTATTGTAATTCATGGCACGGAGTTTGGTAGCCATGGCAGGGCAATTGGTGAAGATACGACTAGCCTTGTATAGTGCAGCTTCCATGGGCTTCAACCTGCGAAGGGCGCTGACAGAAACAACCACACCAGATGTGACCATAAGAATCTTCTTAAACAAAAAGGGTTTTCACGGATGCAATTAAACTATCTTCTCCTTTTGAATCAAGCAGTTGTGCTTACCCCTTTGACAAATCTTTATCCTTTGTCACGTCACCAACAGCCCGTTCCAGATCTCTCATTCGAGTTCTCAACTCCTTAACAATCTGAGAATTACTTCCAGGTGGGGCAAAATTCAGGTAGGCCTTAGCTTGTATAAATTTGTCTCTGATCTCCTTTATCTTCACATCTGTTGCTCCATCACGCtgagcctttgtgctcttttCAAACTTAGATAAAGGGGGTTTGTAATCCGTTTTATTAGCAAGTTGAATAACTGTTAGCAACTGATCCtgacacaaaacaaaacaacaaatcaTAACGTCGATACGTCTGATCTTAATAGATTCAGGGAAACTGGAAAGCCTAACTGGGATTTTTCTATTCACTAGATCAACTAAGCAACTGGAATTATTTCATAGCCTCAGTATCCATCAAGTTCATGTTATTTAATAAACCAGTTGGATAAAACACACACCTTTCCATCAGAGCTTTCTGTCCTCCGTTGTGACTCTTCCCTGAATTTAAAATCATTTCCTGAAACTCGTAACAACTAGAGATAAGAAAGCTGAAGagttaattaacaaaaaaaaaaagcaagctTGAAAACATGATCACACCATCAGTTTTTGGGAAATCAACTGTTTTCTCATCCTCGTTGGACTGAATAACAGCACCACTTTCATTAAAATCCCCATCCTTGAGGAGAATGTGCCTTGGCCCCTTCAAGCCTACTCCACCTTCCTGAATCACAAAGTTAAAACAATTGTAATTAAATGAATGGTCAAAAGGGTTTCGACGAGATGACACTGGGGACCAGTAAAGTAAGTTCCAAACTTACATGTTCGATAGCATTAAGTCTAAGGTCATTTGTCTTGTATCTCTACATAAAAAAATGGTAGCAGATCAGCTACAGTGCATAATAAAAGCTAAAGAGTATAATAAAAGCCTGAAGCGTATAATAAAAGCAAGATTAAGATCTGAAAACTTAGCACACAATCAGTGAAGAATCTCTCAAACTGATTGATTGTATTAGCAGATAACATCACACTTACAAAGTTGGATAAATCTTCGATCGATTCTCTCCGACCTGCGAAATGATAACCAAATCAAACTCAGATGAATAGATTCAGTCAAAGATCAAGTCAACAACACACGATCATTCACTAAAAATGTTACGAAAAGGAATCCAAAGGATAAAGGAGAGGAAGCTGACCAACGGGAGTGATGCTC
The window above is part of the Brassica napus cultivar Da-Ae chromosome C8, Da-Ae, whole genome shotgun sequence genome. Proteins encoded here:
- the LOC106420233 gene encoding probable galacturonosyltransferase 6 isoform X2, whose protein sequence is MKQSRRWQRTLLLSLLSISFFAPLILLSNRLQSITPVGRRESIEDLSNFRYKTNDLRLNAIEHEGGVGLKGPRHILLKDGDFNESGAVIQSNEDEKTVDFPKTDGNDFKFREESQRRTESSDGKLLTVIQLANKTDYKPPLSKFEKSTKAQRDGATDVKIKEIRDKFIQAKAYLNFAPPGSNSQIVKELRTRMRDLERAVGDVTKDKDLSKGALRRLKPMEAALYKASRIFTNCPAMATKLRAMNYNTEELAQAQKNQATYLMHLAARTTPKGQHCLSMRLTSDYFALDPEKRQMPNQENYNDPSLNHYVVFSDNVLASAVVVNSTISSSKDPEKIVFHVVTDSLNYPSISMWFLLNIPSKATIQIQNIDDMDVLPSDFDQLLMKQNSNDPRFISTLNHARFYLPDIFPGLKKVVLFDHDVVVQRDLSRLWGIDMKGKVIGAVETCQEGEEASLHSLSTFINFSDAWVAGKFSPKACTWAFGMNLVDLEEWRRRKLTSTYVKYFNLGTKRPLWKAGSLPIGWLTFYRQTLPLDKRWHVMGLGRESDIKTVDIEQAAVIHYDGIMKPWLDIGIEKYKRYWNRHVPYYHSYLQQCNIQA
- the LOC106420233 gene encoding probable galacturonosyltransferase 6 isoform X1, which produces MKQSRRWQRTLLLSLLSISFFAPLILLSNRLQSITPVGRRESIEDLSNFRYKTNDLRLNAIEHEGGVGLKGPRHILLKDGDFNESGAVIQSNEDEKTVDFPKTDGNDFKFREESQRRTESSDGKDQLLTVIQLANKTDYKPPLSKFEKSTKAQRDGATDVKIKEIRDKFIQAKAYLNFAPPGSNSQIVKELRTRMRDLERAVGDVTKDKDLSKGALRRLKPMEAALYKASRIFTNCPAMATKLRAMNYNTEELAQAQKNQATYLMHLAARTTPKGQHCLSMRLTSDYFALDPEKRQMPNQENYNDPSLNHYVVFSDNVLASAVVVNSTISSSKDPEKIVFHVVTDSLNYPSISMWFLLNIPSKATIQIQNIDDMDVLPSDFDQLLMKQNSNDPRFISTLNHARFYLPDIFPGLKKVVLFDHDVVVQRDLSRLWGIDMKGKVIGAVETCQEGEEASLHSLSTFINFSDAWVAGKFSPKACTWAFGMNLVDLEEWRRRKLTSTYVKYFNLGTKRPLWKAGSLPIGWLTFYRQTLPLDKRWHVMGLGRESDIKTVDIEQAAVIHYDGIMKPWLDIGIEKYKRYWNRHVPYYHSYLQQCNIQA